The following DNA comes from Bombus terrestris chromosome 2, iyBomTerr1.2, whole genome shotgun sequence.
TAAGCAAactaatttcaacgaaattttatatCGCAGAAGAACATTTGAATTCTAATTGCttaatacagagagacgagcgCGAGTTTGTTAGATTTAACTGTGCCACGTGGGCGTGCGCCTTTCGCAATCTTGCTTCTGTTATTAACACTGGATGTCTTTGAAAATGGACTCGCGATTCGCGGACCTTGAAACAGTCTCGCGGAGGGATTTAAACGTGCCTGGGGTAAATGAAATCGCGCTGGATGTAGTTAAACGGCATTACTCCCTGATATACACCGAATATAATGGAGAACTGCAGACATTAAGGATCCAACAATGTTCTCTTAATTTCTCGGTAAGCTTAATCGTTCGTAGTTATGCATTAAGGGAAGGCCAGCATATGTGTGCGCGTACTGCAGGGTGCGAGGAAGCACGATTTAGGAAGTATTATAGTCACGTGAAACAATTGCGAACGGAAATGCTCTCGGTTTCATCGATCATCCTGCAGACACTTAGTAATTAAGAGCGTGGATAGCTCGTGCCGGTTTTAAGTGCACGTATTCCAATTTCCACTTGCGCTTCCATCGTctgacaaataatttttcactgtcttttaatttatttccacTTGATTTCTTGTGTTGTTTCGGGCGTGCGATTAATTGCCTCGAAAGCGAGAAAGAAATCGATTCGAGCCAAACTTtcgttatatatcattttagTTGTGATGGTGCGCCTTAAGCTTCGGTCTTTCAATTTTATGGATCAGACGCATTTTCATTTTAACTTTTCGAGAAAACTCTCCTTTGTCTTCGGGGATAATCTAAATTGGTAACGGTATTACCATTTAGCGAATAACTCCGAgcattaaaacataatattctcTTGCAAGAAGGTAGGCTATTAATCCGCGTATGAGaggatttattttaacaaatacatTGTCATACAGTTTTCGTTGATTATTAAACTTAGATTGAAAAGAAACTGGCTAATCGGTTGTTTAGTCGACTGGCTGATTTATACCAGCTACGCACTCCCTACGTAACATTAGACATGTAAATATCTCATGCAAGAGCAGTCAGTATCATTTCACGTGTAAGTCCCGTGATCGCCTCTGGCAGCGTAAGGCTATGAGTTATCGTTTCAAGGAGATCGAGTCTCTGCTGTATCGAGTACCTTTGGATCTAATAAAAGACGGATTAGATTAAAAACATTCTTTTTGCCTCCGCCTTTTTACAAGGTACCGTAATCGTGAATAAGTTAGCAATTAATGTACTTTAGGAGACACCTTTGGAAGAAATAGcaactttattttttcatctATGCAAATGAGTACGTTCGTAAATCGGATATATCTGCTTCTATATTTGTCCGTATGACATAGATCATAGGGATAACGAGACTcatctatgtatattaaaaatatcgttgtTCTTCGATGACAAGTCGATTCAtagttgtaaaatatattataaaatatattactgaTCTACCATCGATAGTAGGGATCCCTGTCAATAAATAATGCGTATCCTCGAATAAACACGTACTCGTCCGTCAGCGTGcacaattttagaaatattcgcaccgttTTTTCGGTTTATCATCGCGGCGTGAAAAATAGAACCgacgatattttataataatatttacgcGCCGTAATAATAGCAAACACAATTAATTTCAAGCCGAACAAACAGAGtttaagaagaaaaggaaagcgtTCGCGAGAGTTTAATAAGCTAATCTAGAGGCAACTGCTTCGTAAACGGACATGCGAGAGATAAGGTTCGTCAGGTTGAAGCCGCAAGTCGCTCCGAAGAGCACCACCGTTGGCAATTCTGTGTCTCTTGGCGAGAGATCCCGTAATGACATTCGCCGTCCTTTGCCATTGGATTGTGCCCGCCATTCTTTCTTCCGTCGCTTCTCTCTTGACATTTGTTTCATGACGCTTTATCTATCCGTTATTTTTTTAAgcgctattacgtataatagCGCAATTTGTGTAATAGCTAGACTCGGCAGTTTCCGTGGTCGCTCGGTTCGACTCGGCCACGCGAGCAACACGCGATCGCCAACCTGCCTGGACCAGTTCGAGATCTTCTAGGTAGGTCTGGTGGGGAAAATAACCGGCCGGATCTCCTCTGTGCGTGTGATTCCACGCTTAAGGCTGTATACGTGTCCGTTACTTTTTTACCACGAAGCTGCCGAAGAAACCGAAGAATGAGGCCCAAGATAAGGAGCAAGATGGTAGTAAGGAGGATGGAGAGCCGTTCTCGGAGATGCCGGGAGGCTTGACCCCGCCAAGAATCTTGCATCTGCTCTGTCCTTTCTTCTTCATCTTTTGGCTCGTTTGCTTTCCATCCTTCTCGGTTGTGCCTTTCTCTTCTGTCCCTATCTAGCTTAATCTACTTTgatcttcttctcctttctcttgTCTCTCTTCCCCagctcacacacacacacacattctctctctctcctttgcTCTACCCTTTCTCAACCTGATGCTGCTCAGGGACTAATTTACCGACTCCAAGTCGGTTCTACCTGCCAGCTTCGCAACGTCCGTATCGTATACGGGCAGGGCCGGCGTGACCTTTTGCGGGTCCAGGTTCAAAAATTTTGCGGGGCCTAAATCAATTCAAACTCTACACTTAAAGTTTACAAcaaggaattatttatttacaaatgctgttacatatttatatattttttaggatgaatattaaatagtaatacaatccagtaataatattaaataattttcctcGCTTTTTTCGACGCCAAATCATTGATAACCTCATGAAAATCGATTATTTGCTACTTCACTTTCCGGAACAGTCCTTTGTTGTACTTCGTCGATTCGGTAGTAAATTATATCGAAATTGTCACAAGCAAAGCAGAAAATTGGAATGCATAACGAGATTTGTAAATCTCTAGCTTCGTTTAACCAGCAGTAGTGGCAATTTTTTGAATGTTGAGATAGATTCCTCCTAAAGCTGTCGTGCTGAGTCCGTTAGGATCTAAGACCATTGGAATTTTGGTTTTTCCACAAGGAGAAACTTCGTGGTCCTTCAATATTTGTACTACTCCAAGTTTGGATTGCATGAGTCCCAATCGCATACCTGAAACGaagagtaaaagagagaaattatCGCGAGTAAAATTAAAAGTGGCAGCCAACAGAAAGTTGAAAGATACAAACTGGTACTGGAAATTTTCTAGCACATTCGTGAGaggaaaaatttttaattacttataaTATGAGTCTTTCGAGTGTTTTGTAACTGTtaatatatatgttttaattttttaaattatattagttacaattttatatttattaaattatggacAAGCAGGTCATGCACACAGTGAGATTTAGAACCGCGTAAAGATCGTTGACAAGTGGAATGGAAGATATCTATGACGATATGATTATCTTTTCATAAAAGTAATGTCGCTAAGTGACTACCGCGAGATTGATGAAAGTTGAGATTAAGATTTCCacttataacattttatatatcttaataAAACTGATTGCAAATTATTCTGGGACAAAAGCATATACGTCATCCTTAGAAAAATAGATATCTTCTAAAGAAAGAATACTCTTGAAATATACGTCCTTGTAGTACGTATTTCATTTCGATTCTTTAAACACTATTTTCATACCTTTGCCATTGATAGTTCTAACGTTAAAGATGTTAGAAAACATTTTGACAAATTTTACTAACCAATGCAGCTGTGGGGTCCCTCACCAAAGGGAAAGTAGACGAAATTTTGCCTGGCTCTTTTGGCTTCCTCGGTGAATCGGAGTGGATCGTATTTTTCCGGATTTGGAAAGTATCGCGGATCGTAGTGCGAACCCGTCATCGATATGAATATTGGAGTACCTTTCTCTATCATCAGATCGGAATTAGGCACTTTGTAATCGGCAAGGGTAATTCGATCCAAGAATGCTAGAACTGGATATTTACGAAGGGTTTCCGAAATAACCATATCGAGATATGGTAACGTCATAATCTgcgaaaaaatgatatttatcatTGTGTTTACAATTACGTTTTAACAATCCTCACGCGCTATTTATTTGCCTGTCACGTGtttctaaattaatatctttgttGTGGCCATACCATATCGTATGTGATTTTGCCATCAGTTTTCGCCAGAGCATCCTGGAGCTCTGCCCTAAGTGTCTTCTGTACATCTGGATTCAATGCAAGTTCGTACAGTGTGAAAGAGATGGTAGAAGACGATGTTTCGAAACCAGCAGCAAAAAATATGCTCGCTTGTGATACTAAATCGTCACCGTCAAATTCTGAGACATACAAATTAAACTTCATCGCAAAAGTTCAGCAAAACGATTTAGTATATCTGGTACAATTGGAAGCTAACTTGAAAGCAAATtagcaaatataaatatctgggcgtaattttcaatttgcaacatgaatacaattatgtttgAAGGTAGTAGTCACGTTATTTTTCGTCTGTTTCATTGGGAGTTCACGAAATAAGGATAGGAAGCTGAACATGTTATTCGAAATTTCTGATTTTTGACGATTCATAAATAActtcattaataaaaattagtaaaataatccagcAAATACAAACTGTAATCCTTCAGATTTTCGTCGTTCTTGTATTTCTCCCTCATCTCGATCAGCAGATCGATGACATCATTCCTCTTCTGACCCGAATTGATTCGTTGCTCGATCACATCCCAGAAAATAGATCGGAGGAAGTTAGTCGCTTGTTTTCCAAAGAACTTCGGTTTAAGATACTTGACGAACCCAGGGAAGAAGAATATGGTAAGTAAATCTATGTTACGATAGAAATCATAATTGAGGATCGTCCTGCCATATACACGGAACGTTGCTTTTGGATTTTCCAATGAACCAACTTTTAAGCCATACGCAGTGCTACCGATTATATCGGTGGTGAAATTCCCGCATATATCCTTGAACTCAATTACTTTTCCATTGCCTGAAATAGATATTAGATTTCCTATGATGTGTCTAGCATTGTTGCATTTTTAATCAAGAAACAATAATTGCAAAATTTGAAAAGTCCTCTCGCATCAAGAGGATTGacttttaattttgttaaacattTCTATTAAGTAAGaattattgttttaaaaatgtatattgaaCTAACAACAGTTTCTCATGGTCAATCTGTTATTATGTAAATGCATTAGAAATGCGGTTTACCGTCCAAATGCAACGAATCCAGATACTTTGCAAGATCGTCAGCGACCACCAGCATTAATTCGAACATTTTCTTCAACTTGCCGACGGTAAAAATCGGCGTTAATTTTGACCTAAGAGATTTCCATCCTGGATTTTTCATCATGAACAGATTTGCGTATCCAAGACGATCATTTTTCTCATCTGCACAAGCGTATCTATCAGCGAAATAGTTAAAGTCGCTCACTAACACGTGTTTCACGAGTTCTGGATCGCGAATTAACA
Coding sequences within:
- the LOC100647803 gene encoding cytochrome P450 6k1 — protein: MALLTPYWSLDGILIVSSLMVAAYLFVTRKFNYWSKRGVKELPPTPFVGNFMDCLLSRVSAAEFIKDLYKYGEGLPFLGFYIFDKPYLLIRDPELVKHVLVSDFNYFADRYACADEKNDRLGYANLFMMKNPGWKSLRSKLTPIFTVGKLKKMFELMLVVADDLAKYLDSLHLDGNGKVIEFKDICGNFTTDIIGSTAYGLKVGSLENPKATFRVYGRTILNYDFYRNIDLLTIFFFPGFVKYLKPKFFGKQATNFLRSIFWDVIEQRINSGQKRNDVIDLLIEMREKYKNDENLKDYKFDGDDLVSQASIFFAAGFETSSSTISFTLYELALNPDVQKTLRAELQDALAKTDGKITYDMIMTLPYLDMVISETLRKYPVLAFLDRITLADYKVPNSDLMIEKGTPIFISMTGSHYDPRYFPNPEKYDPLRFTEEAKRARQNFVYFPFGEGPHSCIGMRLGLMQSKLGVVQILKDHEVSPCGKTKIPMVLDPNGLSTTALGGIYLNIQKIATTAG